The Lycium barbarum isolate Lr01 chromosome 12, ASM1917538v2, whole genome shotgun sequence genome includes a region encoding these proteins:
- the LOC132621773 gene encoding probable isoprenylcysteine alpha-carbonyl methylesterase ICMEL2 isoform X1: protein MEMENNKGDDKSQLLPRASTVPPIPYTNNNYQRRRKPLSKAKSTPPRLYRQGSFSRDIGHAAAETYLITWLSFKLLSYLGLGYRWITRFMGLALYAMLLMPGFLQVAYYYFFSPLVRRSVVYGDQPRNRLDLYLPEKIDSPKPVVAFVTGGAWIIGYKAWGSLLGKQLSEHDIIVACIDYRNFPQGTIGDMVEDVSQGISFVCNTVADYGGDPDRIYLMGQSAGAHIASCALMKQAIKESRGESVSWSTSQMKAYFGLSGGYNLPNLVDHFNNRGLYRSVFLSIMEGEESLPNFSPEIMVQDQSSKAAVQLLPHIILFHGAADSSIPPDSSKTFVDTLNGVGAQAELILYEGKTHTDLFLQDPLRGGKDDLFDHIVAYIHANDKEALAKDAMAPPRKRLVPEILLKLARRVSPF, encoded by the exons ATGGAGATGGAGAATAATAAAGGGGATGATAAATCACAGTTATTACCTAGGGCTTCAACTGTACCTCCAATTCCATATACTAATAATAATTATCAAAGGAGGAGAAAACCATTAAGCAAGGCTAAGTCCACACCTCCACGGCTATATCGACAAGGATCTTTTAGCCGTGATATTGGGCACGCTGCTGCTGAGACCTATTTGATTACTTGGCTTAGTTTCAAGCTTCTTAGCTATCTCGG GTTAGGTTATCGATGGATTACAAGATTTATGGGTCTTGCCTTATATGCAATGCTACTTATGCCTGGTTTTCTCCAAG TTGCATATTATTATTTCTTTTCACCGCTGGTCCGGCGAAGTGTTGTCTATGGCGATCAGCCGAGGAATAG GTTGGACTTATATCTACCGGAAAAGATAGACAGCCCAAAGCCAGTTGTGGCATTTGTAACAGGTGGAGCATGGATTATTGG ATACAAGGCCTGGGGTTCTCTTTTAGGAAAGCAATTATCAGAACATGACATCATAGTAGCATGCATTGATTACAG AAACTTTCCACAGGGAACAATAGGCGATATGGTGGAAGATGTTTCACAGGGAATCTCATTTGTTTGCAACACCGTTGCTGATTATGGTGGTGACCCAGACAG GATTTATCTCATGGGTCAATCTGCTGGTGCACATATCGCTTCCTGTGCTCTTATGAAGCAGGCAATCAAAGAATCTAGAGGAGAAAGTGTTTCTTGGAGCACCTCCCAGATGAAAGCTTATTTTGGTTTATCAGGCGG GTATAACTTACCCAACTTAGTTGATCATTTCAATAATAGAGGGTTATATCGCTCAGTTTTCTTGAG TATAATGGAAGGGGAAGAATCATTGCCAAATTTCTCTCCTGAAATTATGGTACAGGATCAGAGCTCTAAAGCTGCTGTGCAGTTGCTGCCTCACATTATCCTATTTCATGGTGCTGCAGATAGCTCCATTCCACCGGATTCAAG TAAAACATTTGTAGATACACTTAACGGAGTGGGAGCTCAAGCTGAACTGATTTTATATGAAGGAAAAACTCACACAGATTTATTCCTTCAG GATCCTCTAAGAGGTGGTAAAGATGACCTATTTGACCACATAGTAGCATATATACATGCTAACGACAAAGAAGCTCTGGCTAAGGATGCTATGGCACCTCCAAGAAAGCGGCTTGTTCCAGAAATCTTGTTGAAGTTAGCTCGCAGGGTCAGCCCTTTTTAA
- the LOC132621773 gene encoding probable isoprenylcysteine alpha-carbonyl methylesterase ICMEL2 isoform X3, whose translation MEMENNKGDDKSQLLPRASTVPPIPYTNNNYQRRRKPLSKAKSTPPRLYRQGSFSRDIGHAAAETYLITWLSFKLLSYLGLGYRWITRFMGLALYAMLLMPGFLQVAYYYFFSPLVRRSVVYGDQPRNRLDLYLPEKIDSPKPVVAFVTGGAWIIGYKAWGSLLGKQLSEHDIIVACIDYRNFPQGTIGDMVEDVSQGISFVCNTVADYGGDPDRIYLMGQSAGAHIASCALMKQAIKESRGESVSWSTSQMKAYFGLSGGYNLPNLVDHFNNRGLYRSVFLSIMEGEESLPNFSPEIMVQDQSSKAAVQLLPHIILFHGAADSSIPPDSSKTFVDTLNGVGAQAELILYEGKTHTDLFLQSFHHGSCLLNH comes from the exons ATGGAGATGGAGAATAATAAAGGGGATGATAAATCACAGTTATTACCTAGGGCTTCAACTGTACCTCCAATTCCATATACTAATAATAATTATCAAAGGAGGAGAAAACCATTAAGCAAGGCTAAGTCCACACCTCCACGGCTATATCGACAAGGATCTTTTAGCCGTGATATTGGGCACGCTGCTGCTGAGACCTATTTGATTACTTGGCTTAGTTTCAAGCTTCTTAGCTATCTCGG GTTAGGTTATCGATGGATTACAAGATTTATGGGTCTTGCCTTATATGCAATGCTACTTATGCCTGGTTTTCTCCAAG TTGCATATTATTATTTCTTTTCACCGCTGGTCCGGCGAAGTGTTGTCTATGGCGATCAGCCGAGGAATAG GTTGGACTTATATCTACCGGAAAAGATAGACAGCCCAAAGCCAGTTGTGGCATTTGTAACAGGTGGAGCATGGATTATTGG ATACAAGGCCTGGGGTTCTCTTTTAGGAAAGCAATTATCAGAACATGACATCATAGTAGCATGCATTGATTACAG AAACTTTCCACAGGGAACAATAGGCGATATGGTGGAAGATGTTTCACAGGGAATCTCATTTGTTTGCAACACCGTTGCTGATTATGGTGGTGACCCAGACAG GATTTATCTCATGGGTCAATCTGCTGGTGCACATATCGCTTCCTGTGCTCTTATGAAGCAGGCAATCAAAGAATCTAGAGGAGAAAGTGTTTCTTGGAGCACCTCCCAGATGAAAGCTTATTTTGGTTTATCAGGCGG GTATAACTTACCCAACTTAGTTGATCATTTCAATAATAGAGGGTTATATCGCTCAGTTTTCTTGAG TATAATGGAAGGGGAAGAATCATTGCCAAATTTCTCTCCTGAAATTATGGTACAGGATCAGAGCTCTAAAGCTGCTGTGCAGTTGCTGCCTCACATTATCCTATTTCATGGTGCTGCAGATAGCTCCATTCCACCGGATTCAAG TAAAACATTTGTAGATACACTTAACGGAGTGGGAGCTCAAGCTGAACTGATTTTATATGAAGGAAAAACTCACACAGATTTATTCCTTCAG TCCTTTCATCATGGTTCTTGTTTGCTGAATCATTAG
- the LOC132621775 gene encoding transmembrane ascorbate ferrireductase 2 — protein MAVPVVRFPILLLVRVIGIAVAALVLTWTVHYRGGLALISDNKALIFNVHPVLMVISLILLNGEAMLAYKTVSGTKSFRKSVHLSLQSMAFFFGLIGLWAAWKFHIDKGIDNWYSLHSWLGIACLFLFGIQWAAGFATFWYPGGSRNSRATLLPWHVFLGIYIYALAIATCATGLLEKATFLQASHIISRYSTEALLVNSLGILIVVLGGLVILAVVSPMNGTGDIHRGPAE, from the exons ATGGCGGTGCCGGTGGTGAGGTTTCCGATTTTGTTATTAGTGAGGGTAATCGGAATTGCGGTGGCAGCGTTGGTGCTGACGTGGACAGTGCATTACAGAGGAGGTTTAGCACTAATCTCTGACAACAAAGCTCTCATCTTTAAC GTACATCCTGTTTTAATGGTTATCAGCCTCATCCTTCTAAATGGTGAAG CTATGCTGGCGTACAAGACAGTCTCTGGAACAAAGAGCTTCCGGAAGTCGGTTCATCTTTCCCTGCAATCCATGGCTTTCTTTTTTGGTCTAATTGGTTTATGGGCTGCTTGGAAGTTTCATATTGACAAAGGAATCGACAACTGGTACAGTCTTCACTCATGGTTGGGCATAGCTTGCCTTTTTCTATTTGGTATCCAG TGGGCTGCTGGTTTTGCAACTTTCTGGTATCCAGGTGGTTCAAGGAACAGCAGAGCGACTCTTCTACCATGGCATGTCTTTTTGGGCATATACATATATGCCCTTGCTATTGCAACTTGTGCTACTGGCTTATTGGAGAAAGCTACATTCCTTCAAGCAAGCCACATAATCTCACGCTATTCCACCGAGGCATTGCTAGTGAATAGCTTGGGTATCTTGATTGTTGTTTTGGGTGGATTGGTTATTCTCGCTGTTGTCTCCCCAATGAATGGTACAGGTGACATTCATAGAGGACCAGCAGAATAA
- the LOC132621773 gene encoding probable isoprenylcysteine alpha-carbonyl methylesterase ICMEL2 isoform X2 — translation MEMENNKGDDKSQLLPRASTVPPIPYTNNNYQRRRKPLSKAKSTPPRLYRQGSFSRDIGHAAAETYLITWLSFKLLSYLGLSMDYKIYGSCLICNATYAWFSPRLDLYLPEKIDSPKPVVAFVTGGAWIIGYKAWGSLLGKQLSEHDIIVACIDYRNFPQGTIGDMVEDVSQGISFVCNTVADYGGDPDRIYLMGQSAGAHIASCALMKQAIKESRGESVSWSTSQMKAYFGLSGGYNLPNLVDHFNNRGLYRSVFLSIMEGEESLPNFSPEIMVQDQSSKAAVQLLPHIILFHGAADSSIPPDSSKTFVDTLNGVGAQAELILYEGKTHTDLFLQDPLRGGKDDLFDHIVAYIHANDKEALAKDAMAPPRKRLVPEILLKLARRVSPF, via the exons ATGGAGATGGAGAATAATAAAGGGGATGATAAATCACAGTTATTACCTAGGGCTTCAACTGTACCTCCAATTCCATATACTAATAATAATTATCAAAGGAGGAGAAAACCATTAAGCAAGGCTAAGTCCACACCTCCACGGCTATATCGACAAGGATCTTTTAGCCGTGATATTGGGCACGCTGCTGCTGAGACCTATTTGATTACTTGGCTTAGTTTCAAGCTTCTTAGCTATCTCGG GTTATCGATGGATTACAAGATTTATGGGTCTTGCCTTATATGCAATGCTACTTATGCCTGGTTTTCTCCAAG GTTGGACTTATATCTACCGGAAAAGATAGACAGCCCAAAGCCAGTTGTGGCATTTGTAACAGGTGGAGCATGGATTATTGG ATACAAGGCCTGGGGTTCTCTTTTAGGAAAGCAATTATCAGAACATGACATCATAGTAGCATGCATTGATTACAG AAACTTTCCACAGGGAACAATAGGCGATATGGTGGAAGATGTTTCACAGGGAATCTCATTTGTTTGCAACACCGTTGCTGATTATGGTGGTGACCCAGACAG GATTTATCTCATGGGTCAATCTGCTGGTGCACATATCGCTTCCTGTGCTCTTATGAAGCAGGCAATCAAAGAATCTAGAGGAGAAAGTGTTTCTTGGAGCACCTCCCAGATGAAAGCTTATTTTGGTTTATCAGGCGG GTATAACTTACCCAACTTAGTTGATCATTTCAATAATAGAGGGTTATATCGCTCAGTTTTCTTGAG TATAATGGAAGGGGAAGAATCATTGCCAAATTTCTCTCCTGAAATTATGGTACAGGATCAGAGCTCTAAAGCTGCTGTGCAGTTGCTGCCTCACATTATCCTATTTCATGGTGCTGCAGATAGCTCCATTCCACCGGATTCAAG TAAAACATTTGTAGATACACTTAACGGAGTGGGAGCTCAAGCTGAACTGATTTTATATGAAGGAAAAACTCACACAGATTTATTCCTTCAG GATCCTCTAAGAGGTGGTAAAGATGACCTATTTGACCACATAGTAGCATATATACATGCTAACGACAAAGAAGCTCTGGCTAAGGATGCTATGGCACCTCCAAGAAAGCGGCTTGTTCCAGAAATCTTGTTGAAGTTAGCTCGCAGGGTCAGCCCTTTTTAA